The Nitrosomonas sp. sh817 genome includes a window with the following:
- a CDS encoding cysteine desulfurase, producing the protein MNAAQASLKSDILSKPDWDKIRTDFPILKLKVDGKQLVYLDNAASSQMPQSVIDRLVRYQTTQHANINRAVHYLSEVATMEFHDARCRLQRFINAREDREVIFTSGTTDSINLVMHGYGRKFIKAGDEIILTTMEHHSNIVPWQMLANEKGAKIRVVPITDTGELEIDEFEKLFNERTKFVGLIHVSNALGTINPIKRMIDFAHRHDVPVLIDGAQAAPHLAIDVQALDCDFYAFSAHKLCGPTGIGILYGKAALLESMQPFKGGGDMIASVTFEETLYNTIPHKFEAGTPPIAAAIGFGAAIDYLTAIGIENIAAYESTLLDYATESLAEIPGVRIIGTAPQKAAVISFTIDGIHPHDIGTILNQDGIAVRTGHHCAQPVMQRFNIPATSRASFAFYNKKSEIDALAAGIRTVQKVFL; encoded by the coding sequence ATGAATGCCGCTCAAGCATCACTGAAATCCGACATACTCAGCAAACCGGATTGGGACAAAATCCGTACAGATTTTCCAATACTTAAGCTGAAAGTCGATGGCAAACAATTGGTTTATCTGGATAATGCAGCATCCAGTCAAATGCCGCAATCGGTCATCGATCGCTTAGTACGCTATCAAACTACGCAACACGCTAATATAAACCGCGCCGTCCATTATCTATCAGAAGTCGCGACAATGGAGTTTCATGATGCAAGGTGTAGGCTGCAGCGGTTTATCAATGCTCGCGAAGACCGCGAAGTTATCTTTACCAGCGGCACTACCGATTCGATTAACCTGGTCATGCACGGCTATGGACGTAAGTTTATCAAAGCTGGAGACGAAATTATTCTAACCACCATGGAGCACCACTCGAATATCGTTCCATGGCAAATGCTGGCTAATGAAAAAGGTGCAAAAATCCGGGTCGTACCCATCACTGATACCGGTGAACTGGAAATTGACGAATTTGAGAAATTATTTAACGAACGAACTAAATTCGTCGGCTTGATTCATGTTTCCAACGCGCTTGGCACCATTAATCCAATTAAAAGAATGATCGACTTTGCTCATCGGCATGACGTTCCAGTCCTGATAGATGGCGCGCAGGCGGCACCGCATCTTGCGATCGATGTACAAGCGCTCGATTGCGATTTCTATGCTTTTTCAGCGCACAAATTGTGTGGACCAACCGGCATCGGAATTCTTTATGGAAAGGCAGCATTGCTTGAATCCATGCAACCTTTTAAAGGCGGCGGTGACATGATTGCCTCGGTCACCTTTGAAGAAACACTCTACAATACGATTCCGCACAAATTTGAAGCCGGCACGCCACCCATCGCTGCTGCCATTGGATTTGGCGCTGCGATTGATTATTTAACCGCGATCGGCATTGAAAATATCGCGGCGTATGAATCCACATTACTGGATTATGCAACCGAAAGCCTTGCCGAAATCCCAGGTGTCAGAATTATTGGCACGGCCCCCCAAAAAGCCGCGGTCATTTCATTCACCATTGATGGCATCCATCCACACGATATCGGTACCATTCTGAACCAAGATGGTATTGCCGTGCGAACTGGTCATCATTGCGCTCAACCGGTTATGCAGCGATTTAATATTCCAGCCACTTCACGCGCTTCTTTTGCTTTTTACAATAAAAAATCTGAAATTGATGCTTTAGCTGCTGGCATCAGAACTGTTCAAAAGGTTTTTTTATAA
- a CDS encoding universal stress protein, with protein sequence MYQRILVPIDGSATSEYALNEAIKFAQQQKAHIEALHVIEDVLFSENDDYINYAELVRSLRANGEKILAQAQNKMNQSGIECETKLLVAQGERIVDVIINEAKSYAADLIIIGTHGRSGFSRILLGSVAEGVARTSHIPILLIRGDK encoded by the coding sequence ATGTATCAGCGAATTCTAGTACCGATAGACGGTAGTGCGACTTCCGAATACGCATTGAATGAGGCGATAAAATTTGCGCAACAGCAAAAAGCTCATATCGAAGCCTTGCATGTTATTGAAGATGTATTGTTTTCAGAAAACGATGATTACATTAATTATGCAGAGCTCGTGCGCTCGCTTCGTGCTAACGGAGAAAAAATCCTGGCGCAAGCACAAAATAAAATGAATCAATCCGGAATTGAATGTGAAACCAAATTGCTGGTAGCGCAGGGCGAAAGAATTGTCGATGTCATTATCAATGAAGCGAAGAGTTATGCGGCAGATTTAATTATTATCGGAACGCATGGCCGATCAGGTTTTAGCCGTATCTTGCTGGGTAGTGTAGCGGAAGGCGTGGCGCGGACATCGCATATTCCAATTCTTTTGATCCGTGGTGATAAGTGA
- the sufU gene encoding Fe-S cluster assembly sulfur transfer protein SufU: MHSNSLYQEVILDHNRKPRNYGKLNPASHHAIGHNPLCGDRLDITLQVEDERISAVAFEGESCAICKASASMMTTAIKGKTRSDAEMLIAEFRELATGKLDINQPHHLGRLTVFSGIRDLPTRVKCAILPWHTLQAALNSVSNVSTEDTSNDLQAVSSQS, from the coding sequence ATGCATTCCAATTCCCTATATCAAGAAGTCATTCTGGATCACAACCGGAAGCCGCGAAATTACGGCAAGTTAAATCCAGCCAGTCACCACGCCATCGGTCATAACCCATTATGCGGTGATCGTCTCGATATCACTTTGCAAGTTGAAGATGAGCGGATCAGTGCCGTTGCATTTGAGGGAGAGTCCTGCGCTATCTGCAAAGCCTCCGCTTCGATGATGACAACGGCAATCAAAGGAAAAACACGTTCAGATGCGGAAATGTTGATTGCTGAATTCCGCGAATTGGCTACCGGAAAATTAGATATCAATCAACCCCATCACTTGGGGCGATTAACGGTTTTCTCGGGAATCCGGGATTTACCCACACGCGTTAAATGCGCAATTCTGCCGTGGCATACCCTGCAAGCAGCACTCAATTCAGTCAGTAATGTGTCAACTGAAGATACTTCAAACGATCTTCAGGCGGTATCAAGCCAATCCTAA
- the sufD gene encoding Fe-S cluster assembly protein SufD — protein MVINTDYLERSLESWPFTNTKPSSWLNQLRANAIDQASMLRLPTKRDEEWRFTDISALTHLPFRPSQPENIIHIGDVEHLFLKEAKIRLVFIDGYFSSSLSIFDPTSLTVGNLPMFLSSNSAYLESHLGRLAKYEDNVFTALNTAFLSDAAVVSIPKNATVRDPIHLLFIATQNEVTSYPRCLLVCEEGSNITLVEEYIAHNNAKYITNSVSEFFLAPHANVKHIRIQRENLEAFHLANCAVSLDRASQYQSISISTGARISRYNQNVFLNDEAAECTIDGLTMISNQQLADTHSCIDHIKPHGTSYQQHKCIVNEKAHAVFNGRIVVRPHAQQTNSSQSSRNLLLSKTAQVNTKPQLEIFANDVKCAHGATVGQLDEEELFYLESRGLSPATARSLLTYAFGAEIINRIPVTSLRQRLEHAILTQESKS, from the coding sequence ATGGTTATTAATACTGACTATCTTGAACGCTCTCTGGAATCATGGCCCTTCACAAATACAAAACCATCGTCGTGGCTTAATCAATTGCGTGCCAATGCAATCGATCAAGCCAGTATGCTGAGATTACCCACCAAACGCGACGAAGAGTGGCGATTCACTGATATCTCCGCGTTAACTCATCTCCCTTTCCGGCCTTCGCAACCTGAGAATATTATCCATATAGGGGATGTTGAGCATTTGTTCCTAAAGGAAGCAAAAATCCGTTTGGTATTTATTGACGGGTATTTTTCTTCCAGTCTGTCAATTTTTGATCCGACTTCATTGACGGTTGGCAATTTACCGATGTTTTTATCTTCAAACTCTGCATATTTGGAATCTCATCTCGGCAGGCTTGCCAAATATGAAGATAATGTATTTACAGCGTTAAACACAGCTTTTCTCAGTGACGCAGCAGTCGTTTCAATTCCAAAAAATGCCACCGTTCGAGACCCTATTCATTTATTGTTTATCGCCACTCAAAATGAAGTGACAAGTTACCCGCGCTGCCTCCTGGTTTGCGAAGAAGGTAGCAATATTACTCTCGTAGAAGAATACATTGCTCATAACAACGCGAAATATATTACCAATTCTGTGAGTGAATTTTTTCTTGCACCGCATGCAAATGTGAAGCATATCAGGATTCAGCGCGAGAATCTGGAAGCTTTCCATTTAGCTAACTGCGCGGTTTCACTGGATCGCGCAAGTCAGTATCAATCAATCAGTATTTCAACAGGCGCCCGGATTTCCCGCTATAACCAGAATGTTTTTTTAAATGATGAGGCAGCGGAATGTACAATTGATGGACTCACCATGATTTCTAATCAGCAACTCGCCGATACACATTCATGCATCGATCACATCAAGCCTCATGGAACGAGCTATCAACAACATAAATGCATTGTTAATGAAAAAGCGCACGCCGTCTTTAATGGAAGAATCGTTGTCCGCCCTCATGCTCAGCAAACCAACTCTTCGCAATCCAGCCGCAATCTCTTGCTTAGTAAGACCGCGCAAGTCAATACCAAACCGCAGCTGGAAATTTTCGCAAACGATGTGAAATGCGCCCATGGCGCAACGGTCGGTCAATTGGATGAAGAAGAATTGTTTTACTTGGAAAGCCGCGGCTTATCGCCCGCCACGGCACGTAGTTTATTGACATATGCTTTTGGTGCAGAGATTATCAATCGCATTCCGGTAACGTCACTCCGGCAGCGACTGGAGCACGCCATCCTCACTCAAGAATCAAAGTCATGA
- the earP gene encoding elongation factor P maturation arginine rhamnosyltransferase EarP: protein MRHRWDIFCKVIDNFGDAGVCWRLARQLATDFHQEVRLWIDDLATLSCFTPELNCKDLVQTVQDVKICSWQQLQMEFTCADIVIEAFACDLPDIYIAAMLESDKHPLWINLEYLSAEPWVADYHLLPSPHPRLPLTKFFFFPGFTKGTGGLLRENALMEQKNEFDEVVRQTFMKQLGLYEKEPGSLWISLFCYADAPVAQLLQVLFESAQPILLIVPAGKVADRILEILKDAPIFGTRLIASKHLSVQIIPFLEQTEYDRLLWCCDINFVRGEDSFVRAQWAAKLFIWNIYPQQEQAHFRKLDAFLELYTDRMTIPMAAAIREMWNCWNSRCAFNAGTWMNFLAFRESLMLHNESWVNQLMKQEDLATNLVQFVENRL, encoded by the coding sequence ATGCGACATCGCTGGGATATTTTTTGCAAAGTTATCGATAACTTTGGCGATGCCGGAGTATGTTGGCGGCTTGCCAGGCAATTAGCGACGGATTTTCATCAAGAAGTACGGCTGTGGATTGATGATCTGGCGACTTTAAGCTGCTTCACACCGGAATTGAATTGCAAAGATCTGGTTCAAACTGTTCAAGATGTGAAAATATGCAGTTGGCAACAATTGCAAATGGAATTTACTTGCGCTGATATCGTGATCGAAGCGTTTGCCTGTGATTTGCCGGATATATATATAGCGGCGATGCTTGAGAGTGATAAACATCCTCTGTGGATCAATCTGGAATATCTGAGCGCTGAACCATGGGTTGCAGACTATCATTTATTGCCTTCACCTCATCCGCGGTTGCCTCTCACCAAGTTCTTTTTTTTCCCGGGTTTTACAAAAGGCACGGGGGGATTGTTGCGTGAAAACGCATTGATGGAACAAAAGAACGAATTTGATGAAGTCGTGCGGCAAACATTCATGAAGCAACTTGGTTTGTATGAAAAAGAGCCAGGCAGTTTATGGATTTCACTTTTTTGTTATGCGGATGCGCCTGTAGCGCAATTGTTGCAAGTCTTGTTTGAATCCGCTCAACCAATTTTGTTAATCGTGCCGGCAGGAAAAGTGGCTGACCGTATTTTGGAAATTCTTAAAGATGCGCCAATCTTTGGTACTCGATTGATAGCGTCTAAGCACTTGTCCGTCCAGATTATTCCATTTCTGGAACAAACCGAGTACGACCGTTTATTGTGGTGTTGTGATATCAATTTTGTTAGAGGTGAAGATTCCTTTGTGCGCGCACAATGGGCGGCGAAGTTGTTTATCTGGAATATTTACCCGCAACAGGAGCAAGCACATTTCAGGAAACTGGATGCGTTTCTTGAGTTATATACGGATCGTATGACAATTCCCATGGCTGCTGCAATAAGAGAAATGTGGAATTGCTGGAATAGCCGTTGTGCATTTAATGCAGGAACATGGATGAACTTCTTAGCGTTTCGGGAGTCACTGATGCTGCACAATGAAAGCTGGGTTAATCAACTGATGAAACAAGAGGATCTGGCAACTAACCTGGTGCAATTTGTTGAAAATCGGCTATAA
- a CDS encoding SH3 domain-containing protein, which produces MTRILLQAESPGPSSTNPARIRMLLIAILIIFILSSCETPESIPAPIVEPVPVITSQDEKLRQEIAHLKKLLAEKDELIKNQKIRQQDQAKALQEVNKEATRAQVKLHRLATKPSTASAIAETEVALAHLKQIKIPAADQILLIQAQQLTETASTLFSNDQYASAMNYVAQAKHLIELITNPNRKKESNGHSMLLEFHTPIKLHTKANVNLRNAPNTQSRIISTLKKATEVTANASQGAWLRVQTNQNQGWILNTGLETEKN; this is translated from the coding sequence ATGACGAGAATTTTGTTACAAGCAGAATCACCCGGCCCATCAAGCACCAATCCGGCACGAATCCGAATGCTGCTAATCGCAATCCTCATAATATTCATACTGAGCAGTTGTGAAACTCCAGAATCTATTCCCGCACCTATCGTTGAACCGGTACCCGTCATCACCTCTCAAGACGAAAAACTGCGTCAGGAAATCGCACATCTCAAAAAACTGTTAGCTGAAAAAGATGAGTTGATTAAGAATCAAAAAATCCGCCAACAGGATCAGGCAAAAGCGCTTCAGGAGGTGAATAAGGAAGCTACGCGTGCGCAAGTCAAGTTACACCGGTTAGCCACAAAGCCGAGCACGGCTTCCGCAATTGCCGAAACCGAAGTGGCGCTGGCACATTTGAAACAAATTAAAATCCCCGCCGCGGATCAAATTTTGTTGATCCAGGCGCAGCAATTGACTGAAACAGCTTCAACGCTTTTCTCAAATGATCAATATGCATCGGCAATGAACTATGTTGCACAAGCAAAACATTTGATCGAATTGATTACGAATCCGAATCGCAAAAAAGAATCAAATGGTCACAGCATGTTACTGGAGTTTCATACCCCCATAAAATTGCACACTAAAGCCAATGTCAATTTGCGCAATGCGCCCAATACGCAATCACGAATCATCAGCACGCTCAAAAAAGCCACCGAGGTCACTGCCAATGCAAGCCAGGGCGCATGGTTACGTGTGCAAACTAATCAAAACCAAGGGTGGATTCTTAATACAGGACTTGAAACGGAAAAAAATTAG
- a CDS encoding DUF4126 family protein: MENYEALLATIALMMGAAWASGINLYAVLLVLGLGGSSGHIDLPAELSVLEDPLVIFAAGIMYFIEFFMDKIPGVDSVWDSIQTFIRIPAGAMLAASAVGDVTPALEIAAGILGGSLAATTHVTKTGTRLLINTSPEPVTNWSASITGDLLVLSGLWTALNYPLLFLGLMVVFLASAIWLLPKLWYLIKQLFTKALNFFGLKKNLGQNAVGTDKANSLEGLQTQDSLTALERLHRLKEKGVLTEQEFERQKNIILERKFHRNVL; the protein is encoded by the coding sequence ATGGAAAATTATGAAGCGCTTCTGGCAACAATTGCTCTGATGATGGGTGCCGCGTGGGCCAGCGGCATCAATTTGTATGCCGTTTTGTTAGTGTTGGGATTAGGGGGATCGTCCGGTCATATTGATTTACCCGCTGAATTATCGGTTTTGGAAGATCCATTAGTAATTTTTGCAGCCGGGATTATGTATTTCATTGAATTTTTCATGGACAAGATCCCTGGCGTGGATTCTGTTTGGGATTCCATCCAAACGTTTATTCGAATTCCAGCCGGTGCGATGTTGGCGGCGAGCGCGGTCGGCGATGTCACGCCCGCGCTTGAAATTGCAGCGGGTATTCTTGGAGGCAGCCTGGCAGCGACCACCCATGTAACCAAGACTGGAACTCGATTGCTGATTAATACTTCACCCGAACCTGTCACTAATTGGTCGGCTTCCATTACCGGGGACCTGCTGGTGCTCTCAGGATTATGGACCGCTTTAAATTACCCGCTCTTATTTCTTGGGCTAATGGTCGTTTTTCTTGCTTCAGCAATCTGGTTGTTACCGAAACTGTGGTACCTGATCAAACAATTGTTTACCAAGGCACTTAATTTTTTCGGATTGAAGAAGAATCTTGGGCAAAATGCTGTTGGAACTGATAAAGCCAATTCTCTGGAAGGACTTCAAACACAAGATTCTCTGACTGCCTTGGAGCGGCTGCATCGATTAAAAGAGAAAGGTGTGCTTACGGAACAAGAGTTTGAGCGTCAGAAAAATATCATTTTAGAAAGAAAATTTCATCGGAATGTTCTGTGA
- a CDS encoding elongation factor P, translating into MKTAMELRSGNVILIGNDPMVVQRAEFTKSGRNASVVKMKLKNLFSATTTETVYKADEKFDLVVLDRKDCTYSYFADPLYVFMDADYNQIEVEAENMSDVLHYLIDGMEDVCQVTFYDGKAISVELPSTIVREVEYTEPAIRGDTTGKIMKPARLAGTGFEIQVAAFVEIGDKIEIDPHNHEFKKRA; encoded by the coding sequence ATGAAGACCGCAATGGAACTACGCTCAGGTAATGTCATTTTGATTGGTAATGATCCCATGGTCGTACAGCGGGCGGAATTTACCAAATCTGGCCGTAACGCATCTGTGGTTAAGATGAAACTAAAAAATTTGTTTTCCGCTACAACTACTGAAACAGTTTATAAAGCGGATGAGAAATTTGATCTGGTGGTATTGGATAGGAAAGACTGCACGTACAGCTATTTTGCCGATCCGCTCTATGTTTTTATGGACGCGGATTATAACCAGATCGAGGTGGAAGCGGAAAATATGTCCGATGTATTACACTATCTGATCGACGGTATGGAAGATGTTTGTCAGGTGACTTTCTATGACGGTAAAGCCATTTCGGTCGAATTACCATCCACAATTGTGCGCGAAGTCGAATATACCGAACCCGCAATTCGTGGTGATACCACAGGGAAAATTATGAAACCGGCACGATTGGCGGGAACCGGGTTTGAAATTCAAGTGGCGGCTTTTGTTGAAATTGGCGACAAGATTGAGATCGATCCGCACAATCATGAATTTAAGAAGCGCGCTTGA
- a CDS encoding diguanylate cyclase: MKSIKSKIIVFSILATLIPSLGLGISSFQRNEEMITENLARELRTMANYAGRELDLWIKEQMLAVRDLAASISTSKILIEGLSLDNQISKSKSVNQPKATELYLKSVHKRLETVVELTIVDVQGEVIASNVDEPLPVLFAQNWPENASIQGDVVISPQWNEHYGTAIVSIAVPILSIDDYILGALIVTFDMQSLQPNLKAKIRPPQGDILLLDQAGHIMLASDTLLLDKPLSSELNVLSRLRGNPGEYDIFLGPKQEKVAGLAYLSEKTPITIIATRDYQLIYSAWEQQRNIFAGLVGIIILIVTAIAFRLSHAIVKPLQRLIDATEKIVKGDLDVKLANGQRDEIGQLTHRFNQMTDKLRQNQAEINAAAIAMQQKNQLLETLSVTDNLTGLYNRNKLNAIISDQLARFERNKRPFAVLMIDVDYFKTLNDSLGHVVGDEILAAVAKRISQSIRNVDFAARFGGDEFIIILAETTVGEAEKTAERIRTQVADIHCDSINQDLHVTLSIGVIQSEPDDSSLTILLSRVDSALYEAKRAGRDQVYCLSPSTPEIAP, from the coding sequence ACGATGGCCAATTATGCCGGGCGCGAGCTGGATTTGTGGATTAAAGAACAGATGCTCGCGGTTAGAGACCTGGCAGCATCCATTTCGACCTCAAAGATTCTCATCGAAGGTCTATCGTTGGACAATCAGATTTCCAAGAGTAAATCTGTCAATCAACCGAAGGCAACGGAACTGTATCTGAAATCGGTGCATAAGCGATTGGAAACGGTGGTGGAATTGACGATTGTGGATGTCCAAGGTGAAGTTATCGCCAGTAACGTAGACGAACCATTGCCGGTATTGTTCGCACAGAACTGGCCCGAGAATGCATCTATTCAAGGCGATGTAGTCATTTCACCGCAATGGAATGAACATTATGGAACAGCGATCGTCAGTATTGCAGTGCCGATATTGTCTATTGACGATTATATTTTGGGTGCGCTGATCGTGACGTTTGATATGCAAAGTTTGCAACCTAATTTAAAAGCTAAGATCAGGCCTCCTCAAGGTGACATACTATTGCTGGATCAAGCCGGGCACATAATGCTTGCGAGTGATACTTTGCTTTTAGATAAGCCGCTTTCGTCCGAATTAAACGTGTTGTCGCGCTTGCGCGGCAATCCTGGCGAATATGATATCTTTCTTGGGCCGAAACAAGAAAAGGTTGCCGGTTTAGCCTATTTGTCGGAAAAAACGCCCATTACCATTATTGCAACCAGAGACTATCAATTGATTTATTCCGCGTGGGAGCAGCAACGGAATATTTTCGCTGGCTTGGTTGGTATCATCATACTGATTGTAACTGCGATCGCTTTCCGTTTAAGCCATGCCATTGTGAAGCCGCTGCAAAGGTTAATCGATGCAACTGAGAAGATCGTCAAAGGTGATTTGGATGTTAAATTAGCCAATGGTCAACGGGATGAAATTGGTCAATTGACGCATCGATTTAACCAAATGACCGACAAATTGCGTCAAAATCAAGCTGAAATCAATGCCGCAGCGATCGCAATGCAACAAAAGAATCAGCTCCTTGAGACGCTTTCTGTAACAGACAATCTTACCGGGCTGTACAACCGCAACAAACTCAACGCCATTATCAGTGATCAACTGGCCCGCTTCGAAAGAAACAAACGTCCCTTTGCTGTGCTGATGATCGATGTCGATTATTTTAAAACTTTGAACGATAGTCTCGGCCACGTAGTGGGCGATGAAATTTTGGCGGCGGTCGCGAAAAGAATCTCGCAATCGATCCGGAATGTGGATTTTGCCGCACGGTTCGGCGGGGACGAGTTTATTATTATTCTGGCTGAAACGACTGTCGGTGAAGCAGAGAAAACTGCAGAGCGAATTAGAACGCAAGTGGCGGATATTCATTGTGATTCGATAAATCAGGATTTGCATGTCACGTTAAGTATCGGCGTTATTCAAAGTGAGCCGGATGATTCTTCGCTAACGATATTGCTATCTCGGGTTGACAGCGCGTTGTATGAAGCAAAACGCGCGGGCAGGGACCAAGTTTATTGTCTATCTCCAAGCACACCGGAAATTGCACCTTAA
- a CDS encoding NifU family protein gives MPKIADIEGTPNKNALKFILKEPLTWGIARSYDNAESAKDDPLASALFDIDHVTNVFYIDHWITVTQDGDANWQDLAREIADPIRAAPAASAQSAEAVANANQAFANLSPEDQLRLEKINVLLDEEVRPYLQHDGGDLHILGLEGNILRIHYQGACGTCPSSISGTLRGIENMLKTIEPDIQVIAS, from the coding sequence ATGCCCAAAATAGCTGATATTGAAGGAACCCCTAACAAGAATGCATTAAAATTTATTCTTAAAGAACCGCTCACCTGGGGAATTGCCCGTTCCTACGATAATGCCGAGTCTGCAAAAGATGATCCACTGGCGTCGGCATTGTTTGATATTGATCACGTCACCAATGTTTTTTATATTGATCATTGGATCACTGTGACTCAGGATGGTGATGCCAACTGGCAGGATTTGGCTAGGGAAATTGCTGATCCTATCCGTGCAGCACCCGCCGCCTCGGCGCAATCCGCTGAAGCCGTTGCTAACGCCAATCAGGCATTTGCCAATTTGTCACCGGAAGACCAACTGCGATTGGAAAAAATCAATGTGTTGCTGGATGAGGAAGTCAGACCTTATTTGCAACATGATGGCGGAGACTTACACATACTGGGTCTCGAGGGAAATATTCTTCGCATCCATTATCAAGGTGCTTGCGGTACATGTCCCAGCTCGATTTCCGGCACGCTTAGAGGGATTGAGAATATGCTGAAAACCATCGAACCCGACATTCAAGTGATCGCGAGTTGA
- the sufC gene encoding Fe-S cluster assembly ATPase SufC, with product MIVSNSKTILAVQGLHASINGKEILKGIDLTVKRGEIHAIMGLNGSGKSTFAKVLAGHSAYEITAGSIQFENKNLLDLPPEERAHAGLFLAFQYPVEIPGVANIQFLRLAYNTIQSQRGKEELDPLEFDDFVREKMKLLNMKPDFLDRSVNEGFSGGEKKRNEILQMALLEPRLSILDEMDSGLDIDALKTVANGVNQIMNKDNATILVTHYQRLLDYIVPDFVHVMHAGRIVLTGGKELALELETRGYDWVINHSESTNKVTA from the coding sequence ATGATTGTTAGTAATAGTAAAACCATTCTTGCTGTACAGGGGTTGCACGCCAGCATCAATGGCAAGGAAATTCTGAAAGGAATTGATCTGACAGTTAAACGCGGTGAAATCCATGCCATTATGGGATTAAATGGCTCTGGCAAAAGCACCTTCGCGAAAGTACTGGCCGGTCATTCAGCTTATGAGATAACAGCGGGCTCCATCCAATTTGAAAACAAAAACTTACTTGATTTACCTCCCGAGGAGCGAGCGCATGCCGGATTGTTTTTAGCATTCCAGTATCCCGTTGAAATCCCTGGCGTTGCGAATATACAATTTCTGCGCCTTGCGTATAACACCATTCAATCCCAACGTGGAAAAGAAGAACTCGATCCGCTCGAGTTTGATGATTTCGTTCGAGAAAAAATGAAATTATTAAATATGAAGCCGGATTTTCTGGATCGCAGTGTAAATGAAGGTTTCTCAGGTGGTGAAAAAAAACGGAATGAAATCTTGCAAATGGCTTTGCTAGAGCCTCGGCTAAGCATTCTGGATGAAATGGATTCCGGACTAGATATTGATGCGCTCAAAACGGTGGCTAACGGCGTAAATCAAATTATGAATAAAGATAATGCCACCATTTTAGTCACGCATTATCAACGCCTATTAGATTATATTGTGCCGGACTTTGTCCATGTAATGCATGCTGGCCGTATCGTTTTGACGGGAGGAAAAGAGCTGGCGCTGGAATTAGAAACACGAGGTTACGATTGGGTAATCAATCATAGCGAATCCACAAACAAGGTAACTGCCTGA